A single window of Pontiella agarivorans DNA harbors:
- the gyrA gene encoding DNA gyrase subunit A, with the protein MDNILNERIDLINIEDEMQRAYIDYSMSVIVGRALPDARDGLKPGNRRILYAMKERGWTHSKAFVKCAKVVGEVIGNYHPHGDTAVYDTLVRMAQEWAMRGMLIDGQGNFGSIDGDRAAAYRYTECRLRPLAEEMLADIDKNTVDMRPNFDESLMEPSVLPARVPNLLVNGSTGIAVGMATNIPPHNLGEVIDGTILLIDNPEATIDELHELIKGPDFPTGGTVYGLNAVRDFYTTGRGKIKVRGKAEIEEEDNGKARIIITEIPYALNKTLLIQKMVHLVRDKKLEGISDIRDESGKEGIRLVIELKRNAVPNVLLNNIFKHTQMEQTFGGIMLAIDKGKPRVMNLKEALQCFIDHRFEVITRRTQFDLEKAQARAHILEGYLLAMDNMDDVVRIIRDSKNREEAQERLMSKFGFSEIQAKAILDMRLYQLTGLEREKVEAEYAELKKLIEYLEDLLANPDKIYGVIKEDLEQIRAKYGEHRKTDLSIDEGEIDIEDLIADEPCVITLSNTGYIKRVPSDTYRQQRRGGKGVVGMSTKDEDFVEHIFSASTHDYLLCFTEEGRMYWLKAYYVPEGTRQSRGRSLANVLQMGQDEKLAAILCVRELNDDSHNLIMATKKGTVKKTVLSAYKNVRAAGINAINIDEGDELIGVKLTSGDDEIILSMRNGKAIRFNEKDARPMGRVARGVRGVRLEGDDEVVTVEIVDTESTMMAITENGYGKRTSFDEYRTQTRGGKGIISIQTTDRNGKVVSAHAVTDEHKLMLISEGGQMICIGASDLRVIGRNTQGVRLFNLKEGDKLVSAAVLEPEDESPEEPAAEEVENAEGEASVENADNAAAEPNSETDKPTDEQAGE; encoded by the coding sequence ATGGACAACATTCTTAACGAACGCATTGACCTGATTAATATTGAAGATGAGATGCAGCGTGCCTACATCGACTACTCGATGTCGGTGATTGTCGGACGCGCACTGCCGGATGCCCGCGACGGCCTCAAGCCGGGCAACCGCCGTATTCTCTACGCGATGAAAGAGCGCGGATGGACGCACAGTAAAGCATTTGTGAAATGCGCTAAAGTGGTCGGTGAAGTGATCGGTAACTATCATCCGCACGGCGATACCGCAGTGTATGACACGCTCGTCCGTATGGCTCAGGAGTGGGCGATGCGCGGCATGCTTATTGATGGCCAGGGTAACTTCGGTTCAATCGACGGCGACCGCGCGGCGGCCTATCGATATACCGAGTGCCGGTTGCGTCCGCTGGCGGAAGAGATGCTGGCTGATATCGACAAAAATACCGTCGATATGCGCCCGAACTTTGACGAATCGCTGATGGAACCGTCGGTACTGCCGGCGCGTGTTCCGAACCTGCTGGTGAACGGTTCGACCGGTATTGCGGTCGGTATGGCCACCAATATTCCGCCGCACAATCTCGGCGAAGTGATCGATGGCACCATCCTGCTGATCGACAATCCGGAAGCCACGATTGATGAACTGCACGAATTGATCAAAGGTCCGGACTTCCCGACCGGCGGTACCGTGTACGGTCTCAATGCTGTGCGTGATTTCTACACCACCGGCCGCGGAAAAATCAAAGTCCGAGGTAAAGCCGAGATCGAAGAAGAAGATAACGGCAAGGCTCGGATCATCATTACGGAAATTCCGTATGCGTTGAATAAAACGCTGCTGATTCAGAAAATGGTTCACCTGGTTCGCGACAAGAAACTGGAAGGTATTTCCGATATTCGCGATGAATCCGGTAAGGAAGGCATCCGTCTTGTCATTGAGCTGAAGCGCAATGCGGTGCCGAATGTGTTGCTCAACAACATTTTTAAACACACGCAGATGGAACAGACCTTCGGCGGCATTATGCTGGCGATCGATAAAGGTAAACCGCGTGTGATGAATCTGAAGGAAGCATTGCAATGCTTTATTGATCACCGTTTTGAAGTGATTACCCGCCGCACACAGTTCGATCTTGAAAAAGCACAGGCCCGCGCTCATATCCTCGAAGGATATCTGCTCGCGATGGACAATATGGACGATGTGGTCCGCATTATCCGCGACTCCAAAAACCGCGAAGAAGCGCAGGAGCGTCTGATGTCTAAATTCGGATTCTCCGAAATTCAGGCCAAAGCGATTCTTGATATGCGGCTCTATCAGTTGACCGGTCTGGAACGTGAAAAAGTTGAAGCGGAATATGCCGAGCTCAAAAAACTGATCGAATACCTCGAAGACCTGCTGGCGAACCCGGACAAAATTTACGGGGTGATCAAAGAAGATCTGGAGCAGATCCGCGCTAAATACGGTGAACACCGCAAAACCGATCTTTCGATTGATGAAGGCGAAATCGACATTGAGGATCTCATTGCTGATGAGCCGTGCGTGATTACCCTTTCCAACACCGGCTATATCAAGCGCGTTCCGAGCGATACCTATCGCCAGCAGCGGCGTGGCGGTAAAGGCGTGGTGGGTATGAGCACGAAGGATGAGGATTTTGTGGAACACATTTTCTCGGCTTCGACGCACGACTATCTGCTCTGCTTCACCGAAGAAGGCCGCATGTACTGGTTGAAAGCCTACTATGTGCCGGAAGGCACCCGCCAGAGTCGCGGCCGTTCGCTGGCCAATGTGCTGCAGATGGGGCAGGACGAAAAACTCGCCGCCATTCTGTGCGTGCGCGAGCTCAATGACGATTCACATAACCTGATCATGGCCACTAAAAAGGGCACGGTGAAAAAGACCGTGCTCTCGGCCTATAAGAATGTCCGTGCCGCCGGCATCAACGCCATCAATATTGATGAAGGCGATGAACTGATCGGCGTCAAGCTCACCAGCGGCGATGACGAAATCATCCTGAGCATGCGCAACGGTAAAGCGATTCGCTTTAATGAAAAAGACGCCCGCCCGATGGGTCGCGTTGCCCGCGGGGTCCGCGGGGTTCGTCTGGAAGGCGATGACGAGGTTGTGACCGTTGAAATTGTGGATACGGAATCGACGATGATGGCGATCACCGAAAACGGCTACGGCAAACGGACCAGCTTCGATGAATACCGTACGCAGACGCGCGGCGGTAAAGGCATCATCAGCATTCAGACGACGGATCGTAACGGTAAAGTGGTTTCCGCTCATGCCGTGACCGATGAGCATAAACTGATGCTCATTTCCGAAGGAGGGCAGATGATCTGCATCGGTGCCAGCGATCTTCGTGTCATCGGCCGTAACACGCAGGGGGTTCGCCTCTTCAATTTGAAAGAGGGCGATAAACTGGTTTCTGCCGCGGTGCTCGAACCGGAAGATGAGAGTCCGGAAGAACCTGCAGCAGAAGAGGTGGAAAATGCGGAAGGCGAAGCTTCGGTAGAAAATGCGGACAATGCGGCTGCAGAACCGAATTCTGAAACTGACAAACCGACTGATGAGCAGGCCGGGGAATAA
- a CDS encoding rhodanese-like domain-containing protein produces the protein MKTTLKQIALILLVSGFLALTANLIHPRRIPWVQSWSDQVEAKAKNAGIRVIPFSVALEKFQSPEVLFIDARRLEAFEDGHIPAAVSLPFESLEDQFPRIGNLLDSGNELIVYCANRDCDDAFLLAAELQAMGAENLLLFIDGFEAWAAYGGAVEP, from the coding sequence ATGAAAACCACGCTCAAACAGATTGCATTGATTCTGTTGGTGAGTGGTTTTCTTGCACTTACAGCGAACCTGATTCACCCGCGCCGCATTCCCTGGGTGCAGTCGTGGTCGGATCAGGTTGAAGCAAAGGCGAAGAACGCAGGTATTCGGGTCATTCCGTTTTCTGTGGCTTTGGAAAAGTTCCAATCCCCGGAAGTGCTCTTTATTGACGCGCGACGGCTGGAGGCGTTTGAGGACGGTCATATTCCGGCCGCGGTTTCCCTTCCTTTCGAATCTCTGGAAGATCAGTTTCCAAGGATTGGAAATCTGCTGGATTCCGGGAACGAACTGATTGTCTACTGCGCCAACCGCGATTGCGACGATGCATTCCTGCTGGCTGCTGAACTGCAGGCGATGGGGGCAGAAAATCTGCTTCTTTTTATTGATGGGTTCGAGGCGTGGGCAGCATACGGCGGGGCGGTGGAGCCATGA